The region TTATGAAATCTTGCATATCGAGTCTAATATAAGTTGAATTGCTGTGTGTGTAATAAAAGCGGGTTACGATTTTTTCGGCCCGCTTTTTAATTTTCACACTTTATTAATGTTGGATAAAAAAGAGCGGAGATTTTTTCTCCGCTCTTTTTTATTAGTAAGGCAATGGATTAACCGCATTTTGAATGGCCGCAGCTTTTACATTTTAAACACCCTTCTTCGTAAATCAGTCCGCTAGGGTCGCCACAACTTGGACACTGCTTGTCCTTGGCCTGTGAACCGTTAGGAATGAATTGTTTTAGTGCGCGCTCTAATCCGGATTTCCAGGTTATAATACTTTCATTTGAGAAGTTAAGATTCTCTATTAAATCAATCACGTGAATTAAAGGCATTCCATGTCGTAACACGCCTGAAATTAATTTAGCGTAGTTCCAATACTCTTTGTTAAAGGAACGAGATAATCCCTCAATGGTTACTTTGTATCCGTCTTTATCAAGATATTGGAAATCATATCGGCTTTTACCGCCTTCTGATTTTGTTTTTGTAATCCATCCTTTACTAATCCACTCCGGTAAAATAAACGAATCTTCGGCTTTACCTGTGAAAATTTCATAGGGCCGATTGTCAATAATTCCCACAAACGCAATCCATTTTTCATTATGATTCATGAAGCGCATGATAGACGCGTCAATTTTTGCAGGGCGTTTTGGCGGAATAGAATCTTTTAAATGATTTGATTTTTCTTTTTCCTTGTCAGATACAAGTACACCGGAACGCGAACCATCTCTATAAACGGTAATCCCTTTTAATCCTGCCTCCCATGATTTTAAATAAATATCGCCTACTAATTCTTCAGTGGCATTATTGGGAAGATTAATGGTTGAACTAATACTGTGTGTGGTGTATTTCTGAACAATTGATTGTAACAAAATACGTTTCTCCCAATCAATATCATTAGCGGTTGATTGAAAATACGGACTTTGTGCAATGTTATTGTTTCCGGTAATACTCATCCAATCTTTTAAACGGTGATGGTATATCGTAAATTCTTGCCAACAGTCGCCAAGATTGTCAACAAAATCAACTTTGCTGTTAGGGTCGCCCGGATTAACTTTTTTACGACGCTTGTAACTTAATAAAAATACCGGCTCAATACCAGAAGATGATTGCGCCAAAATACTAATACTACCGGTGGGTGCAACTGTACTAATGGAAATATTCCTTCTTCCAAATTTGTACATTCTTTTTGTTACATCTGGAAATACCGATTTAAACATATCAATAAATTCGGATTGATCTTCGTATGTGTTATCGTAGGCTTCAAACTTTCCTCGTTCAACAGCCATATCGATAGAGCTTTCAAATTCAGCTTTGCATTTCGTCTTCATGATTTCATCTGTCATAGCTAACGCTTCGTTACTGTCAAATTTAATGTTTAGTGCAGCGAGCGTGTCCGCAAGAGCTGTAAAACCTAAACCCGTTCTTCTCCCTTTTTTTCCTGCGTTGTATAATAAATTCCAGGTTTCGAGCTCTACTTTTTTAATAAAATCGGGTTCAGGATCGGACTGAACTTTCGCAATTATTTTCTCAATAGCCTCAAGTTCTAAATCCACTAAATCATCCATTAATCGTTGCGCTTCATAACTAATCTCATAAAATTTCTCAAAGTTAAATTTAGCATCTGAAGTAAAAGGAGAATCAACGAAATTGTACAAATTAAGTGCTATTAATCGACAACTATCGCCGCCCTGCATGGCAATTTCAGAACATGGATTAGTTGAAACATTTTTAAATCCAGGATAAATGGATGACGTAGAATAGTGATGTTGTCTGTCCCAAAAGATGATTCCCGGCTCAGCAGTGTTATGTGCGCATTTTGTAATTGTTTTCCAAAGTTCTCTTGCATCAATTGTTTTTGTAATGCTTGGGTTTTTTGAGTCGACAGGATATTTTAATGTGAATTTAGTTCCGTTTTTCACAGCAGTCATAAATTCATCCGATACTTTTATTGATATGTTAGCACCGGTAATTTTTTTAAGATCTTGTTTTATTGTAATAAATTGTTCTATATCAGGATGAGCAATATCCATAGTAATCATTAAGGCGCCTCTTCTTCCATTTTGTGCAACCTCTCTTGTTGTACTCGAGAATCTGTCCATAAATGAAACAGCACCAGATGTGGTTCCTGCCGCGTTACTCACATTTTGTCCGCTCGGACGTAGAGTAGAAATATCTATACCAACTCCACAACGGCGTTTAAATAATTGTGCCATTTGTTGATCTGTATAGAATACACCGCCATATGAATCGTATATTTCCGGTAATACAATACAATTAGATAAAGATGCAATTACATGTTGGTTTCCTAAAGAAGACATTACACTGCCTTGCGGAATGACATATTTGAATTTATGAAATAGATGAAATATCGACTCGTTAGTAAGTGCCTCACGTTTTTTGCCATAATCAGACAATTGATTTTTCTGGTTTTCTTTTGTTTTATAAAGCGATTCAACACGCGCAAATTCTTTTGCCATTCGTTTATGCATCTCAACAGGAGTGCTTTCCAGAAAATTCCCTTTCTTGTCTCTCATGGCATACTTGCTCAACCATGTGTTAGCTGCCAATTCATCCCCGTTGAAATACTCCATACTTTTACTCAGAGCTTCAGCGAAGGTGTATGTACTGGTAGCGCTTTTAGTTTCTTTTTTATTTTCAGCTGTAATCATAAAATATTTTTTGATGCAAGTTATTTCAATAAAATCTACAGGATGGGTTTGAAGGATGCGACTTATTCAGTTTGTTTCTAACATTTAAACTTTAGTCAGAGATTATTTTTAAGAATTAATAAGTAATATGATAATTATCATTAAACATCCCTTGTTTAATTAGTAACTTACTTATATTATTTGCCGTGATTCTTTTTGATAAAATCGTATTTGGGCCTATTGTCAGTCGGCGTTTTGGAAAATCGTTAGGCATTAATCTTTTGCCTTTAGATAATAAGGTATGTAACTTTAATTGTATTTATTGTGAGTGCGGTTGGACAAATCTTAAAAACACTAAAGTTAAGTATACAAGTTATGGAGATATTGTTTCTGCAATGCAAATTAAATTCAAAGAGTTGGGACAAAAAGCAGATCTTCCGGATGTGATAACTTTTGCAGGAAATGGCGAACCAACAATGCATCCGCAATTTTTGAGAATTATCGAAGATACTATTCGATTAAGAAATTTATATATGCCAAAGGTAAAAATTGTTATTCTCTCGAACGGAGTATTAATGAATAAACCGGATGTTTTAGAAGCACTGTTGAAGGTTGATTTATGTGTTATGAAGTTTGATGCCGGTAATGATAAATTGTTTAAAGTAATCGACCAGCCATTAAATAATAAGAGCATCGATTGGTATGTTCAAAATCTAAAAAAACTTGAGGATAAATTAATTATACAATCTATTTTTCTTAAAGGCATGTTTAAGAATGAATATATTAACAGCACAGATGAGTCAAATTTGAACGATTGGCTAAATTATATAAAGCAGCTGCATCCAAATGAGGTCATGATTTACACTATAGATAGAGAAACTCCGGCTAAAGAACTGCAAAAAATTCCAAGTGAAACCTTAAGTAACATTGCTCTAAGAGTAAATGATGCCGGAATTAAGGCAAAAGTTTACACCTAGGTTGAAATTGTATTTCAAACACAATTATAATTTGTGAAATAACTTGTAATTGTAAGGGTTTTAAAGGAGTAATTTTAATTACGAACTCATGCGTTACCTGATAGTTTTAATTGATTACGTCGGGTTTGTTCATGTAATATCATTTTTAGCTCTCTGCTCATTTGTCCTGCAATACCGGAATTTTCCTGAGCCCTTCTAATTAAGTAGGGAATGACAGATTCTACCGGACCGTACGGAACGTATTTTGTTACATTATATTCATGTGCTCCAAGATTCATGGTAATATTGTCACTCATTCCGTAGAGTTGAGAAAAGAAAATGTTCGGATGATTATTTGGTAAATTTCTTTTTTTCATTTCATCTAAAAGAAGTAAAGTGCTAATTTCATTATGAGTACCGGCACAAAGCATAATAATATCAATATTATCTAAACACAACTTCACAGCACTGTCAAATTCAGAATCTGTTATTGCTTTGGTAGAATTAATCGGGCTGGGATAATTTAATTTTTTTGCACGCTCATTTTCTTTTTCAAGATAGGCACCTCGAACCAATTTAATACCCAGTTTAATTTGATGAAATCTGGCAAACTTGATGAGTTTTTTCAAGTAAGGCAATCTGTCATTTCTATACATCTGAAGAGTTGTAAGAACAACATGGTTGTTGCGATTATAGTTCACCATAAATTCCTCCGCTAGTTTATCTATGGCTGGCTGTATCCAACTTTCTTCCGCATCAATAAAAACCGGAACATTATATTTTTGTGCGGCATCAAATAAAGTTGAAAGCCTGTTTTTTAAGTTGAGCCATTCTTGTTGCTCAATCGCGCTCAATTCTTGATTAGAACTTACTTTCTCAAGTAATTTTGTATCTACAAATCCTGTTAGCTTTATACATGTGTAGGGTATGGAGGGGTTGTTATGCGCTGTTTGAATTATTTTAAGTGTTTCATTTAGTGTATTTGTAAAGTTTTCATCTGTACTGACGCCCTCAACGGAATAGTCTAAAATAGACTTCACGTTAATGCCATATAATTTAATAATTACAATTTTACTTTCATTTATCGTTTCTCCGCCACAAAATTGTTTAAAAACAGTTTTTTTTATTAAAGGTTTAATAGGTAAACCTATTTTTAGAGAGAAGTTAACAAGCTTGGTTAATAATTTGGTAAGCCACGTATAATTCATTATTCTATACATTAATTTAGTTTGAAAAAGTTCACTGTTCGATTTAAGCGTGAAGGCTTTTTCGGTGTTATATAGAATAGGAGAATTCATGATGGATAGAATTAAATTTTGCCGTTTGTGGCAAGCTGCTTTAACAACTCATTATTTACAATGCGTAACCTTCGGTCTTTGAAGCTTACTATTTTTTTACCTTCCATGTTTTGTAAAGTTTTATACACATAATTTATTGTGGTGCCTATTAAGTTAGCAAGGTCTTTGGTTGTAACAACGCTTGGAATAATCCCATTACATTTAATGGAATTTAGTTTAATAAGTAAATTAGCCATATTACAGGTAACACTTCTTTGTGTAACATTCATCAGATTCACTTCTACCTGATCGGTCATCTCAGAAATATACTGTAGCACCTCCATGTTTAATCGTGAATTTGTTTTGAGTATATTTTGCAAAGGGGCAATGGATAGCTGTTTGATTTCTGTACCCGGAACTGCATAATAGTATTTATCATTGGCGCTATCGTTAAACAGCTGTTCCAGTCCAATAATGTCTCCTTCAAAACCTATAGATAAAATGAAAAGCTCATCTTGTTTTTTCTTAAATACTTTGATAGCTCCTTTTTTTATAAGATAGATACTTTCAGCCTTACCATACGTACTGTTTAGTAAGGTATGTTCAGTGAGCTTTATTGTCTCACTCTGATCGAATAAATGCATTATGCGTTGACTATTTTCCAAATTATTCTTGGCTCTATGTAAAATTAGATACGCTACATGGCTTTTAATATGATATTAATCATATAACAAAAAGAGC is a window of Bacteroidota bacterium DNA encoding:
- a CDS encoding adenosylcobalamin-dependent ribonucleoside-diphosphate reductase, with product MITAENKKETKSATSTYTFAEALSKSMEYFNGDELAANTWLSKYAMRDKKGNFLESTPVEMHKRMAKEFARVESLYKTKENQKNQLSDYGKKREALTNESIFHLFHKFKYVIPQGSVMSSLGNQHVIASLSNCIVLPEIYDSYGGVFYTDQQMAQLFKRRCGVGIDISTLRPSGQNVSNAAGTTSGAVSFMDRFSSTTREVAQNGRRGALMITMDIAHPDIEQFITIKQDLKKITGANISIKVSDEFMTAVKNGTKFTLKYPVDSKNPSITKTIDARELWKTITKCAHNTAEPGIIFWDRQHHYSTSSIYPGFKNVSTNPCSEIAMQGGDSCRLIALNLYNFVDSPFTSDAKFNFEKFYEISYEAQRLMDDLVDLELEAIEKIIAKVQSDPEPDFIKKVELETWNLLYNAGKKGRRTGLGFTALADTLAALNIKFDSNEALAMTDEIMKTKCKAEFESSIDMAVERGKFEAYDNTYEDQSEFIDMFKSVFPDVTKRMYKFGRRNISISTVAPTGSISILAQSSSGIEPVFLLSYKRRKKVNPGDPNSKVDFVDNLGDCWQEFTIYHHRLKDWMSITGNNNIAQSPYFQSTANDIDWEKRILLQSIVQKYTTHSISSTINLPNNATEELVGDIYLKSWEAGLKGITVYRDGSRSGVLVSDKEKEKSNHLKDSIPPKRPAKIDASIMRFMNHNEKWIAFVGIIDNRPYEIFTGKAEDSFILPEWISKGWITKTKSEGGKSRYDFQYLDKDGYKVTIEGLSRSFNKEYWNYAKLISGVLRHGMPLIHVIDLIENLNFSNESIITWKSGLERALKQFIPNGSQAKDKQCPSCGDPSGLIYEEGCLKCKSCGHSKCG
- a CDS encoding radical SAM protein: MILFDKIVFGPIVSRRFGKSLGINLLPLDNKVCNFNCIYCECGWTNLKNTKVKYTSYGDIVSAMQIKFKELGQKADLPDVITFAGNGEPTMHPQFLRIIEDTIRLRNLYMPKVKIVILSNGVLMNKPDVLEALLKVDLCVMKFDAGNDKLFKVIDQPLNNKSIDWYVQNLKKLEDKLIIQSIFLKGMFKNEYINSTDESNLNDWLNYIKQLHPNEVMIYTIDRETPAKELQKIPSETLSNIALRVNDAGIKAKVYT
- a CDS encoding proline dehydrogenase family protein; translated protein: MMNYTWLTKLLTKLVNFSLKIGLPIKPLIKKTVFKQFCGGETINESKIVIIKLYGINVKSILDYSVEGVSTDENFTNTLNETLKIIQTAHNNPSIPYTCIKLTGFVDTKLLEKVSSNQELSAIEQQEWLNLKNRLSTLFDAAQKYNVPVFIDAEESWIQPAIDKLAEEFMVNYNRNNHVVLTTLQMYRNDRLPYLKKLIKFARFHQIKLGIKLVRGAYLEKENERAKKLNYPSPINSTKAITDSEFDSAVKLCLDNIDIIMLCAGTHNEISTLLLLDEMKKRNLPNNHPNIFFSQLYGMSDNITMNLGAHEYNVTKYVPYGPVESVIPYLIRRAQENSGIAGQMSRELKMILHEQTRRNQLKLSGNA
- a CDS encoding Crp/Fnr family transcriptional regulator, whose protein sequence is MHLFDQSETIKLTEHTLLNSTYGKAESIYLIKKGAIKVFKKKQDELFILSIGFEGDIIGLEQLFNDSANDKYYYAVPGTEIKQLSIAPLQNILKTNSRLNMEVLQYISEMTDQVEVNLMNVTQRSVTCNMANLLIKLNSIKCNGIIPSVVTTKDLANLIGTTINYVYKTLQNMEGKKIVSFKDRRLRIVNNELLKQLATNGKI